The window CGTCGGCGAAAAAGTTGCAACCACCTTGAAGAACATGTCTCTGGACATCTACACCAAGGCTCGCGACTATGCAGCATCCAAGGGTATCATCCTGGCTGACACCAAGTTCGAATTCGGTGAAATCGATGGCGAAACCGTCCTGATCGACGAAGTTCTGACTCCGGACTCCAGCCGTTACTGGCCGGCAGACAAGTACCAGGTCGGCAAGAACCAGGAAAGCTTCGACAAGCAGTACATCCGTGACTGGCTCGAAACTCTTGACTGGGGCAAGTGCTATCCGGGTCCCGAAATTCCGGCAGACGTGGTGAAGAACACTCTCGACAAGTACATCGAAATCTTCGTACGTCTCACTGGCAAGCAGCCTGAGTTGTAAACCGTTCGCGTAGTACGTTAAGTACTCGCTATCAAAAAGACCTGTCTTCTAGACAGGTCTTTTTGTTTAAACAGCCGATGCTGAGAATTCTCAGCATGACCGCAATTAAAGAATATCACGATTAAGCAGTTCGCCGTGATCCAAGGTCAGGCGGCGAAAGGGACTGTTCATATAGAAATCAGGATTATGGGTAGCCATCAGAACGGTAGTACCGCGAGCGTTGATTTCCTTGAAAATCTTGAATACTTCCTCGGCGTTTTTCGGGTCCAAGTTACCAGTAGGTTCGTCCGCCAGGAGAAGGTAGGGATTATGCACCATGGCGCGGGCAATGGCCACACGTTGCTGTTCACCGCCAGACAGAGTGTAAGGCATAGCAAAGCGTTTCTGGCTAATTCCAACAAGTGCAAGAGCATCGAACACAGCGGCGTTAATGGTCTTAGTAGGAGCACCTACAATGCGAAGGGCCAAGGCCACATTTTCAAACA of the Fibrobacter sp. UWR4 genome contains:
- the ftsE gene encoding cell division ATP-binding protein FtsE; translation: MIHFNHVTKSYEENWKALSNVSFRIRKGEFVFLTGHSGAGKSTLLKLIYMDERPDVERGGQVMVKFTEDCLYDSKNTADKYIQSLRRKMGIIFQDFKLLPDRNVFENVALALRIVGAPTKTINAAVFDALALVGISQKRFAMPYTLSGGEQQRVAIARAMVHNPYLLLADEPTGNLDPKNAEEVFKIFKEINARGTTVLMATHNPDFYMNSPFRRLTLDHGELLNRDIL